A window from Gossypium raimondii isolate GPD5lz chromosome 7, ASM2569854v1, whole genome shotgun sequence encodes these proteins:
- the LOC105800056 gene encoding uncharacterized protein LOC105800056, with product MAASVMKEGKKTEPVVIVKLAECDCCGLTEECTQAYIASVREKFEGRWLCGLCSEAVNDETVRSEEDITTNEAMDRHMKFCGQFKSSSPPANPAEDLISAMRHLFRRSLESPRKNKSSPSTSFSRSENCFSTLSNEEVRT from the coding sequence ATGGCGGCATCGGTTATGAAAGAAGGTAAAAAAACGGAGCCCGTTGTTATTGTGAAGCTTGCGGAGTGCGATTGTTGCGGTTTAACGGAGGAGTGTACGCAAGCTTACATTGCTAGCGTAAGAGAAAAATTCGAAGGGCGGTGGCTTTGCGGGCTTTGTTCGGAGGCCGTTAACGACGAGACGGTTAGATCGGAGGAAGATATCACGACTAACGAAGCAATGGATCGGCACATGAAGTTTTGTGGGCAGTTTAAATCGTCGAGTCCACCGGCGAATCCCGCCGAGGATTTGATCTCTGCGATGAGACATTTGTTTCGGAGGAGTTTGGAATCGCCGAGGAAGAACAAGTCATCGCCGTCGACGTCGTTTTCTCGATCCGAGAACTGTTTCTCAACTCTGTCGAATGAAG